A genomic stretch from Enterobacter oligotrophicus includes:
- a CDS encoding DedA family protein, producing the protein MAWLDNLLNHFALYPAHLFALLFAMALGKSTVIISSVLPPASVMLLAGITVSQPGLHPGLAWLAVVMGATAGSLLNYHTGQCMGDTRWVTRFTSKHADKFLRVQHQLQKNGVLVLFTSRFLAVLRYIVPLAAGMLRLSVVKVYLISLVSASVWAALYVGAAIGITLF; encoded by the coding sequence ATGGCATGGTTAGATAATTTACTTAATCATTTTGCGCTTTATCCAGCTCATCTGTTCGCGTTGTTATTTGCAATGGCACTGGGTAAATCGACGGTGATTATCTCCTCTGTGCTTCCGCCCGCGTCGGTCATGTTGCTGGCGGGAATAACCGTCAGCCAGCCGGGTTTACATCCGGGTCTCGCATGGCTCGCTGTTGTGATGGGGGCAACGGCGGGCTCGTTGCTGAATTACCATACAGGACAATGCATGGGCGATACGCGCTGGGTCACGCGCTTCACCTCAAAACATGCTGATAAATTTTTGCGTGTACAGCATCAGCTACAGAAAAACGGCGTGCTGGTCCTGTTTACCTCCCGTTTTCTGGCGGTGTTGCGTTATATCGTGCCGCTGGCGGCGGGTATGCTCAGGCTCAGCGTGGTGAAGGTCTATCTTATCAGCCTGGTTTCGGCCTCCGTATGGGCGGCGCTGTATGTGGGCGCGGCCATTGGCATCACGCTTTTCTGA
- a CDS encoding ABC transporter substrate-binding protein — MFTKKALVISVLMTFAHVTFASSTFPLSLENCGIKQTFSAPPKHVVTVGQHETELLLALGLEKTIGATSVWFEKLPAPLAEAGKNLKKLADNSPSFEAVVAQKPDLVLAQYYWHIGPQGEVGTREQFASLGINTWISPADCTNKGVTENSNADGARSAPFSMAEIEREVSDLATIFDVAERGKQLNTTLTKRIAHAQQQAGANSRAPLKVVFWFSSSRLNGDPWVAGDYGAPGWISRTLGLQNIIDSHDEWPAVTWEHIAQAQPDVIVIADMARRLYPADDVAAKKAFLLSDPVTKNIPAVKNNRIIVVPAMSLNPSLRTVDAVEKISQQLVLFQAR; from the coding sequence GTGTTTACCAAAAAAGCGCTAGTAATATCTGTGTTAATGACTTTTGCTCATGTCACTTTTGCCTCATCAACCTTCCCTCTTTCGCTTGAAAACTGTGGGATAAAACAAACGTTCTCTGCGCCACCGAAGCATGTTGTCACCGTCGGGCAGCATGAGACCGAATTACTGCTGGCATTAGGGCTGGAGAAAACAATTGGCGCTACGTCAGTCTGGTTTGAAAAGCTGCCAGCGCCTCTGGCGGAGGCCGGTAAAAATCTCAAAAAGCTGGCCGACAACTCTCCCTCTTTTGAAGCGGTTGTGGCGCAAAAACCCGATCTGGTGCTCGCCCAGTATTACTGGCACATCGGACCGCAAGGTGAAGTCGGCACCCGCGAACAGTTTGCATCGCTGGGGATCAACACCTGGATTTCTCCGGCGGACTGCACAAATAAAGGCGTAACCGAAAACTCAAACGCGGATGGCGCGCGCAGTGCGCCCTTCTCAATGGCGGAGATTGAGCGGGAAGTGAGCGATCTAGCGACGATTTTTGATGTCGCAGAGCGAGGAAAGCAGCTGAATACAACGCTGACAAAACGCATTGCGCATGCGCAACAGCAAGCTGGCGCAAATTCGCGCGCACCGCTGAAAGTTGTATTTTGGTTTTCAAGCAGCAGACTGAACGGCGATCCCTGGGTAGCCGGGGATTACGGGGCTCCTGGCTGGATCAGCCGTACGCTCGGGTTGCAGAATATTATTGATTCCCATGATGAGTGGCCTGCCGTGACGTGGGAGCATATCGCTCAGGCACAGCCTGATGTTATCGTCATTGCTGATATGGCGCGGAGGCTCTACCCTGCCGATGATGTTGCCGCTAAAAAGGCCTTTTTGCTAAGCGATCCGGTAACGAAGAATATTCCCGCGGTCAAAAATAATCGCATTATTGTTGTTCCGGCGATGTCCCTGAACCCTTCGCTGCGCACCGTTGATGCCGTTGAGAAAATCAGCCAACAGCTTGTCTTGTTTCAGGCCAGGTAA
- a CDS encoding FecCD family ABC transporter permease, whose product MLVFAASIGDMAVSYTSTAKAILNGLGVTSYVLPQTEEGIVWQYRMSRALMAACSGGGLALSGLVLQSILRNPLAEPYLLGVSAGASLGAVCVMLLGIGGSTLGVSSGAFVGSCAAFVLIMLITNGMTESPSRILLAGIAGTQLFNALTAYVVSTSANAEQSRSVMFWLLGSLSGVRWPDAILALTVTMLGLIVVLTFARALDTFSFGDEVSTTLGIPVTFVRVILLLTCALVTATLVSAIGAVGFVGLVIPHVTRMIGGPGHSRSVPLTFLIGSHFMIVADIVSRTVITHQVLPIGVVTALVGAPAFVVLLYRNRETKK is encoded by the coding sequence ATGCTGGTATTCGCCGCCAGTATCGGGGATATGGCGGTGTCGTATACCAGCACGGCAAAAGCGATCCTCAACGGGCTGGGAGTCACCTCGTATGTTCTGCCCCAGACAGAAGAAGGCATTGTCTGGCAGTACCGGATGAGCCGGGCGCTGATGGCAGCGTGCAGCGGCGGTGGTCTGGCACTGTCCGGGTTGGTACTGCAGTCGATTCTGCGCAATCCATTAGCTGAACCTTACCTGCTGGGTGTTTCTGCCGGGGCGTCCCTGGGGGCCGTGTGCGTGATGCTGCTGGGGATCGGCGGCAGTACGCTCGGCGTCAGTAGCGGTGCGTTTGTGGGCTCCTGCGCTGCTTTCGTGCTCATCATGCTTATTACCAATGGCATGACCGAAAGTCCGTCGCGCATTTTGCTGGCTGGAATAGCCGGAACGCAATTGTTCAATGCACTGACCGCGTATGTGGTCAGTACCTCAGCAAACGCCGAGCAATCACGTAGCGTGATGTTCTGGCTTCTGGGGAGCCTGAGCGGTGTGCGCTGGCCGGATGCGATACTGGCGTTGACGGTGACGATGCTGGGCTTAATTGTGGTGTTAACCTTTGCCCGTGCACTGGATACGTTCTCCTTTGGCGATGAGGTATCCACGACGCTGGGCATTCCGGTGACCTTCGTCCGCGTTATTTTGCTGCTCACCTGCGCGTTAGTCACCGCAACCCTGGTGAGCGCAATTGGCGCAGTGGGCTTTGTCGGGCTGGTGATCCCTCACGTGACACGCATGATCGGCGGCCCTGGACATAGTCGATCCGTTCCACTGACGTTCCTGATCGGCAGTCACTTTATGATTGTGGCGGATATCGTGTCTCGTACCGTGATAACGCATCAGGTGCTGCCGATTGGTGTGGTGACAGCCCTGGTGGGTGCCCCTGCGTTTGTGGTGTTGCTGTATCGCAACCGGGAGACTAAAAAATGA
- a CDS encoding magnesium transporter, with the protein MSYSIHNQNPAFNESAIAQYMNTDFIALDISLCVGLAREQFFEKLKDNDIPSHIFIEDNGRLAGMIAVRRLLQEANTVQPVNALMVSHFIQVKPEDERADIAALLAHGEADVVPVVTHGKLVGCLTEREIAHLLEDDVTEDAQLQGATLPLEKPYLETSAFSLWKKRSVWLLLLFVAEAYTSSVIQHFEEALESAIALAFFIPLLIGTGGNSGTQITSTLVRAMALGEVHLRDVGRVLRKEMSTSLMIAVTLGLAGCFRAWMMGIGLEITLIVSLTLVCITLWSATVSSVIPMVLKRCGIDPAVVSAPFIATLIDGTGLIIYFKIAQYTLGLE; encoded by the coding sequence ATGTCTTACTCCATTCACAACCAAAACCCGGCATTCAATGAAAGCGCGATCGCGCAATATATGAATACCGATTTTATCGCTCTTGATATCTCATTATGCGTGGGACTGGCGCGCGAACAGTTTTTCGAGAAATTAAAAGACAATGATATTCCGTCGCATATTTTCATCGAAGATAATGGTCGTCTGGCCGGTATGATTGCCGTTCGCAGATTATTGCAGGAAGCCAATACGGTGCAACCGGTTAACGCTCTGATGGTGTCGCATTTTATTCAGGTTAAACCTGAAGACGAACGCGCGGATATTGCCGCACTGCTGGCCCACGGAGAGGCCGACGTGGTTCCTGTGGTCACGCACGGAAAACTGGTCGGATGCCTGACAGAGCGCGAAATTGCGCATCTGCTGGAGGATGATGTGACGGAAGATGCCCAGCTTCAGGGGGCCACTCTGCCGCTGGAAAAACCGTATCTGGAAACCAGCGCATTCAGCCTGTGGAAAAAACGCTCCGTCTGGCTACTGCTGCTGTTTGTTGCCGAGGCTTATACCAGCTCAGTCATTCAGCATTTTGAAGAGGCGCTGGAATCCGCCATTGCGCTGGCGTTCTTTATTCCATTGCTGATTGGTACAGGGGGAAACAGCGGTACGCAAATTACCTCCACGCTGGTGCGCGCGATGGCGCTGGGAGAAGTGCATTTACGCGATGTTGGCCGCGTACTGCGCAAAGAGATGAGCACCTCGCTCATGATCGCCGTCACGCTCGGCCTGGCAGGATGTTTCCGGGCATGGATGATGGGGATTGGGCTGGAAATTACCCTTATTGTCAGCCTGACGCTGGTCTGTATAACACTGTGGAGCGCGACTGTCTCTTCTGTGATCCCGATGGTACTTAAGCGCTGTGGTATCGACCCTGCCGTGGTCTCCGCGCCGTTTATCGCTACCCTGATCGACGGCACCGGCTTGATTATCTACTTCAAGATTGCCCAGTACACGCTGGGGCTGGAGTAA
- a CDS encoding ABC transporter ATP-binding protein codes for MNISVAGLQVTMQSQTVLKGIDLELPSGQIIGLLGPNGSGKSTLLRCLAGLFPQHAQRVAFNGRMLGDVPLRIRAKQLAFVPQHAEVDGELTVEQIVRLGRTPYRRALRRFTDEDELAVEEAIRLMRLNTLRHRRWGQLSGGERQRSQIARALAQQPHVLLLDEPTNHLDIQYQLELMTLISQLPLTVVIALHDLNLAANYCQRLVLLKSGRISSIGTPENVLTPDNIEKTWNVKARVKREDEKIAISYIMG; via the coding sequence ATGAACATTTCCGTTGCCGGATTACAGGTGACAATGCAATCACAAACGGTCCTGAAGGGGATCGATCTTGAACTGCCATCCGGACAAATCATCGGCCTGCTTGGACCAAACGGCTCAGGGAAATCAACGCTGTTGCGCTGTCTGGCGGGGCTATTCCCGCAACACGCGCAACGTGTCGCGTTTAACGGCAGGATGCTTGGTGATGTGCCACTCAGGATACGAGCAAAACAGCTGGCCTTTGTACCTCAACATGCTGAGGTTGACGGGGAACTTACCGTCGAACAGATCGTCCGTTTGGGTCGAACGCCCTACCGAAGGGCGCTCCGGCGCTTCACCGATGAAGATGAGTTGGCCGTTGAAGAGGCGATACGTTTAATGCGGCTAAACACGCTTCGTCACCGGCGTTGGGGGCAATTATCGGGTGGAGAGCGCCAGCGCAGCCAGATAGCCCGCGCGCTGGCGCAACAACCGCACGTATTACTGCTGGATGAGCCGACAAACCACCTGGACATCCAGTACCAGCTGGAACTGATGACCCTGATTTCGCAACTGCCGCTCACGGTGGTCATAGCCCTGCACGATCTCAATCTGGCGGCGAACTACTGTCAGCGTCTGGTGCTGCTGAAATCCGGACGCATTTCATCCATCGGTACACCCGAAAATGTCCTTACGCCGGACAATATTGAGAAAACCTGGAACGTTAAAGCGAGGGTTAAACGGGAAGACGAGAAAATCGCGATCAGCTATATCATGGGGTGA